The Collimonas fungivorans Ter331 genome has a segment encoding these proteins:
- a CDS encoding MFS transporter yields the protein MQEQVLEVEPLSTANRTTQPPQQAPSRKRFLIMLLLFVTVVINYLDRSNLSIAAPELMRELAIDPVHAGWIFSAFGWTYAAMQIPGGWLVDRVAPRVLYALALALWSLATVFLGFIGSFAGLFALRLLVGALEAPAYPINNRVVTTWFPERERATAIGFYTSGQFVGLAFLTPLLAWLQQAYGWHMVFVSTGLTGIAWAAIWYLVYREPRQFKGANAAEIELIRSGGGLVDIAQASSTQKPGFSVADLGLVLSRRKLWGIYLGQYAVNSTLWFFLTWFPTYLVKYRGMDFIKSGFLASLPFLAAFLGVLSSGIFSDWLIRKGASVGLARKLPIISGLLISTCIIGANYVDSTAWIIVFMAVAFFGNGFASISWSLVSSLAPAKMLGLTGGVFNFIGNLAAITTPLVIGFLISGDSFAPAITYIAVMALAGALSYILLVGKVERITA from the coding sequence ATGCAGGAGCAGGTGCTTGAAGTAGAACCGCTGTCGACGGCAAACAGGACAACACAACCGCCGCAGCAAGCACCCAGCCGCAAACGCTTCCTGATCATGCTGCTGCTGTTCGTCACGGTGGTGATCAATTACCTGGACCGCAGCAACCTGTCGATCGCCGCGCCGGAACTGATGCGCGAACTGGCGATCGATCCGGTCCATGCCGGCTGGATCTTTTCCGCTTTCGGCTGGACCTATGCCGCCATGCAAATCCCCGGCGGCTGGCTGGTGGACCGGGTGGCGCCTAGAGTGCTGTATGCGCTGGCGCTGGCCTTGTGGTCGCTGGCCACCGTCTTCCTCGGTTTTATCGGCAGCTTCGCCGGACTGTTTGCGCTGCGCCTGCTGGTGGGGGCGCTGGAAGCGCCGGCTTACCCCATCAACAACCGCGTCGTCACTACCTGGTTTCCGGAACGCGAACGGGCCACCGCCATCGGCTTCTACACCTCCGGCCAGTTCGTCGGATTGGCATTCCTGACGCCGCTGCTGGCCTGGCTGCAGCAAGCTTACGGCTGGCACATGGTGTTCGTCAGCACCGGCCTGACCGGCATTGCCTGGGCCGCGATCTGGTATCTGGTGTACCGCGAGCCGCGCCAGTTCAAGGGCGCCAATGCAGCGGAAATCGAATTGATCCGCAGCGGCGGCGGCCTGGTCGATATCGCCCAGGCAAGCAGCACGCAAAAACCCGGCTTCAGCGTGGCCGACCTCGGGCTGGTGCTGAGCCGGCGCAAGCTGTGGGGCATCTACCTCGGACAGTACGCCGTGAATTCCACGCTGTGGTTCTTTCTGACCTGGTTCCCGACCTACCTGGTCAAGTACCGCGGCATGGATTTCATCAAGTCCGGTTTCCTGGCCTCGCTGCCGTTCCTGGCCGCCTTCCTCGGCGTGCTCAGCTCCGGCATCTTTTCCGACTGGCTGATACGCAAGGGCGCATCGGTCGGCCTGGCGCGCAAACTGCCGATCATCAGCGGCTTGCTGATTTCTACCTGCATCATCGGCGCCAACTATGTCGACTCGACCGCCTGGATCATCGTCTTCATGGCGGTGGCTTTCTTCGGCAACGGCTTTGCTTCGATCTCATGGTCGCTTGTGTCGTCGCTGGCGCCGGCCAAGATGCTGGGGCTGACCGGCGGCGTTTTCAACTTCATCGGCAACCTGGCCGCCATCACGACCCCGCTGGTGATCGGGTTCCTGATCAGCGGCGACAGCTTCGCGCCGGCCATCACCTATATCGCCGTGATGGCCCTGGCGGGAGCGCTATCGTACATCCTGCTGGTCGGCAAAGTAGAACGCATCACCGCCTGA
- a CDS encoding long-chain fatty acid--CoA ligase, which yields MDKFWLKSYPEGVAPEIDYSQYQSLAQLLEEAFQKYAPRNAYACMGKYLTYAEVDQLSRKVGAWLQGKGLEKGARVAIMMPNVLQYPVAIAAILRAGYIVVNVNPLYTPRELEHQLNDSGAEAIFILENFATTLQQVIARTKVKHVVVASMGDLMGVKGLVVNLVVRHVKKMVPSFSLPGSVPFNSVLSQGASLQLKPVALTPDDTAFLQYTGGTTGVSKGATLSHRNVVANVLQAEAWLAPGLNNGPKVEQLVFVCALPLYHIFALTVCGMLGMREGALNLLVPNPRDIAGLIKEMSKYQINTFPAVNTLYNALLNHPDFAKLDFSGYRVCVGGGMAVQKAVADKWKEVTGCPIIEGYGLSETSPIACANPCDIKEYSGTIGLPLPSTEIAILDDAGNPVALGQAGEIAIRGPQVMRGYWNRDDETAKVMTADGFFKSGDIGIMDERGYTKIVDRKKDMILVSGFNVYPNEVEGVVVQHPGVLECACVGVPDEHAGEVVKIFVVRKDPSLTAEQLMAYCREQLTGYKRPKYIEFRTDLPKTNVGKILRRELRDEKPAEQKQAA from the coding sequence GTGGATAAATTTTGGCTCAAATCGTATCCGGAAGGCGTGGCCCCGGAGATTGACTACTCCCAATACCAGTCGCTGGCGCAGTTGCTGGAAGAGGCGTTCCAGAAATACGCGCCGCGCAACGCCTATGCCTGCATGGGCAAATACCTGACGTATGCCGAGGTTGACCAGCTGTCCCGCAAAGTCGGCGCCTGGCTGCAGGGCAAAGGCCTGGAAAAGGGCGCGCGAGTCGCCATCATGATGCCTAACGTGCTGCAATATCCGGTGGCGATCGCCGCCATCTTGCGTGCCGGTTATATCGTGGTCAACGTCAATCCGCTGTACACCCCGCGCGAGCTTGAGCATCAGCTGAACGACTCGGGCGCGGAAGCCATCTTCATACTCGAAAATTTCGCCACTACCCTGCAGCAGGTCATCGCCCGCACCAAGGTCAAGCATGTGGTGGTCGCCAGCATGGGCGATCTGATGGGCGTCAAAGGCCTGGTGGTCAACCTGGTGGTGCGCCATGTCAAGAAGATGGTGCCGAGTTTCTCCTTGCCCGGTTCCGTGCCGTTCAACAGTGTCTTGTCGCAAGGGGCCTCGCTGCAGCTGAAACCGGTTGCGCTGACGCCCGACGACACCGCTTTCCTGCAATACACAGGCGGCACTACCGGCGTCTCGAAAGGGGCAACTCTGTCGCATCGCAACGTGGTGGCCAACGTGCTGCAGGCTGAAGCCTGGCTCGCTCCCGGCTTGAACAACGGCCCGAAAGTCGAGCAGCTGGTGTTTGTCTGCGCCTTGCCGCTGTATCACATCTTCGCCTTGACGGTATGCGGCATGCTCGGCATGCGCGAGGGCGCCTTGAACCTGCTGGTCCCGAATCCGCGCGACATCGCCGGCCTGATCAAGGAAATGTCGAAGTACCAGATCAATACCTTCCCGGCGGTCAATACGCTGTACAACGCCTTGCTGAACCATCCCGATTTCGCCAAGCTGGATTTCTCCGGCTACCGGGTCTGCGTCGGCGGCGGCATGGCGGTGCAAAAGGCGGTTGCGGACAAGTGGAAAGAAGTCACCGGCTGCCCGATCATCGAAGGCTACGGCTTGTCGGAAACTTCGCCCATCGCTTGCGCCAATCCATGCGACATCAAGGAATACAGCGGCACCATCGGCCTGCCTTTGCCGTCGACCGAGATCGCCATCCTGGACGACGCCGGCAATCCGGTAGCACTGGGCCAGGCCGGCGAAATCGCGATCCGCGGACCGCAGGTCATGCGCGGCTACTGGAACCGCGATGACGAAACCGCCAAGGTCATGACCGCTGACGGCTTTTTCAAGTCGGGCGATATCGGCATCATGGATGAGCGCGGTTACACCAAGATCGTCGACCGCAAGAAAGACATGATCCTGGTCTCCGGTTTCAATGTCTATCCGAACGAAGTCGAAGGCGTGGTGGTGCAGCATCCGGGCGTGCTGGAATGCGCATGCGTCGGTGTGCCGGACGAACATGCCGGCGAAGTGGTGAAGATTTTTGTGGTGCGCAAGGATCCGTCGCTGACCGCCGAGCAACTGATGGCTTATTGCCGTGAGCAGCTGACCGGCTACAAGCGGCCGAAATATATCGAGTTCCGCACCGACCTGCCGAAGACCAACGTCGGCAAGATCCTGCGCCGCGAATTGCGCGACGAGAAACCGGCTGAGCAAAAACAGGCGGCCTGA
- a CDS encoding alpha/beta fold hydrolase, whose product MTFNADLHRSTLKLPNRLARNGSGVYDSALEMSVLDAGPEYDRGPRSQQPTMVFIHGFGGRAAYWEYQLEQFQLDYRVIALDLRGHGYSDAPTAAEGASYDVPELVADIAAALDQLEVPQRFILVCHSFGGALSAYFLKQFPQRVSALVMIASAARFRLRLAGRIVLRMPPRIFDMVRKLMPYVGITAARIYPPSHVVYLQNRHALLPWDGSEYLRAIAVPTLVILGHRDILFDEAAYKEVARLIPGAEELVVPVSAHQVMVERPDAVNRAIQRFLQMQSDPAELAERRARQKAERRAARKQLEAERPWLKFYDARTPYRIKIPAAPLPRLLEATARRFGKTTALAYRGGKIDWRELDRQANRFAHGLLDLRIKPGERILLALPNIPSLVIAYFGILKAGAVAVLSDAATPKEILLTRMADAGVVMLVTTTNRYDDLRDELQSDRRAAGLRRVIFASMIDHMGWREKLKFATLHHVQEGHWLPWFRQDKQHRRHERRYLKFKQVLGRGSVAPTELVQDVGDIAVVVYTYGASGTPLPVALSHRNLAANALQLRHWLPESRPGDERFLAQQPLSSAYGLTGLLHLGVYLGATLILLPGAELEPLLKTVKKMRPTYFPTTPRMVRELAHTPGVRRYGLASIRVCAVSGSPLAQEIREEFEKLTRGRLVEAYGLTEAAPAVLAMPLAARRIQGVVGVPLPDTEVKVVDLDTDAELPSDTVGELWVRGPQLFSGYDHGPAGAAGPGASALNLIARKISKERLYDGWLATGDVASIDEDGFVSIIDRKSNMGIRNGRRVFPRQIEEVLFEHPAVAVAHVKWSPDEEGVQHLLAEVLLHHNMKLSADDLLKYASKRLHADALPDSIAVEQKNTTVLF is encoded by the coding sequence ATGACATTTAATGCCGACCTGCACCGCAGCACGCTGAAACTGCCGAACCGCCTGGCGCGCAACGGCAGCGGAGTCTATGACAGTGCACTGGAAATGAGCGTGCTGGATGCCGGGCCAGAATATGATCGCGGCCCGCGCAGCCAGCAACCCACGATGGTTTTTATTCACGGCTTCGGCGGCCGCGCGGCCTACTGGGAATACCAGCTGGAACAATTCCAGCTCGACTACCGGGTGATCGCGCTCGACCTGCGCGGCCACGGCTACAGCGATGCGCCGACAGCGGCCGAAGGCGCCAGCTACGATGTGCCGGAACTGGTCGCCGACATCGCTGCCGCGCTGGATCAGCTGGAAGTGCCGCAGCGTTTCATCCTGGTGTGCCACTCGTTCGGCGGTGCGCTGTCCGCCTATTTCCTGAAGCAGTTTCCGCAGCGCGTGTCGGCGCTGGTCATGATCGCCTCGGCAGCGCGTTTCCGCCTGCGCCTGGCCGGCCGCATCGTGCTGCGCATGCCGCCGCGCATATTCGATATGGTGCGCAAACTGATGCCGTACGTCGGCATCACCGCGGCCCGCATTTATCCGCCGTCGCACGTGGTTTACCTGCAAAACCGTCATGCCTTGCTGCCGTGGGACGGCAGCGAATACCTGCGCGCGATCGCGGTGCCGACGCTGGTGATTCTCGGCCACCGCGATATCCTGTTCGACGAGGCCGCCTACAAGGAAGTGGCGCGCCTGATCCCGGGCGCCGAAGAACTGGTGGTGCCGGTATCCGCGCACCAGGTGATGGTGGAGCGCCCCGATGCGGTGAATCGCGCCATCCAGCGCTTCCTGCAGATGCAGTCCGATCCGGCGGAGCTGGCGGAGCGGCGGGCACGGCAAAAAGCCGAGCGGCGCGCAGCGCGCAAGCAGCTGGAAGCCGAACGTCCGTGGCTGAAATTCTACGATGCCCGCACGCCATACCGCATCAAGATACCGGCAGCGCCCTTGCCGCGCTTGCTGGAAGCGACGGCCAGGCGCTTCGGCAAAACCACGGCGCTGGCTTACCGCGGCGGCAAGATCGACTGGCGCGAACTGGACCGGCAAGCCAATCGTTTTGCCCATGGCTTGCTCGACTTGCGCATCAAGCCCGGCGAGCGGATCCTGCTGGCCTTGCCGAACATACCGTCTCTGGTGATCGCCTATTTCGGCATCCTGAAAGCAGGTGCGGTGGCGGTGCTAAGCGACGCCGCCACGCCCAAGGAAATCCTGCTGACGCGCATGGCAGATGCAGGCGTCGTGATGCTGGTGACCACCACCAACCGCTACGACGACTTGCGCGATGAGCTGCAGAGCGATCGCCGCGCGGCCGGCCTGCGGCGCGTCATATTCGCGTCGATGATCGATCACATGGGCTGGCGTGAAAAACTGAAATTCGCGACCTTGCATCATGTGCAGGAAGGGCATTGGCTGCCCTGGTTCCGGCAAGACAAGCAGCATCGCCGGCATGAGCGGCGCTACCTGAAATTCAAGCAGGTGCTGGGACGCGGTTCGGTAGCGCCGACTGAGCTGGTGCAGGATGTCGGCGACATCGCGGTGGTGGTGTACACCTACGGCGCCAGCGGCACGCCGCTGCCGGTGGCGCTGTCGCACCGCAACCTGGCAGCGAACGCCTTGCAACTGCGCCACTGGCTGCCGGAATCACGGCCGGGCGACGAACGTTTCCTGGCGCAGCAGCCCTTGTCCAGCGCCTACGGCCTGACCGGCTTGCTGCACCTTGGCGTGTACCTGGGCGCGACCCTGATCCTGTTGCCGGGAGCTGAACTGGAGCCCTTGCTGAAGACCGTCAAGAAGATGCGGCCGACATATTTCCCGACCACGCCGCGCATGGTGCGTGAACTGGCGCACACGCCCGGCGTGCGGCGCTACGGCCTGGCCTCGATCCGGGTCTGCGCGGTCAGCGGTTCGCCGCTGGCCCAGGAAATCCGCGAAGAATTTGAAAAGCTGACGCGCGGCCGCCTGGTCGAAGCCTATGGCCTGACCGAGGCTGCACCCGCGGTGCTGGCCATGCCGCTGGCGGCGCGCCGCATCCAGGGCGTGGTCGGCGTGCCGTTGCCGGATACGGAAGTGAAAGTGGTCGACCTGGATACGGATGCCGAATTGCCTAGCGACACCGTGGGCGAGTTATGGGTGCGCGGGCCGCAGCTGTTCTCCGGCTACGATCATGGCCCTGCCGGCGCCGCCGGACCCGGGGCATCCGCACTGAACCTGATTGCCAGGAAGATAAGCAAGGAACGTTTGTACGACGGCTGGCTGGCCACCGGCGACGTCGCCAGCATCGACGAAGACGGTTTTGTTTCCATCATCGACCGCAAGAGTAATATGGGAATACGGAACGGTCGACGGGTGTTCCCGCGGCAGATCGAAGAAGTCTTGTTCGAGCATCCGGCGGTGGCAGTTGCCCACGTGAAATGGAGTCCGGACGAGGAGGGTGTCCAGCATCTGCTAGCAGAGGTTTTGTTGCATCACAACATGAAGCTCAGCGCCGATGATTTGCTCAAATATGCGTCAAAACGCTTGCATGCGGACGCTTTGCCCGATAGCATCGCGGTAGAACAAAAAAATACAACCGTGCTTTTTTAA
- a CDS encoding aminopeptidase → MNARLPTVLLLAVAAAGCAQLAYYGQAANGQFSLLDRAHPVDEWLADPNLDAGLRAKLKLTKQIRRFAVSDLNLPDNRSYTEYADLQRRFALWNVVAAPALSLEPKQWCFPIAGCVNYRGYFSQDAAKKFAASLRQQGYDVQVSGVPAYSTLGWFNDPLLSTFIRYPDGELARLVFHELAHQTVYAKDDTQFNESFATTVEQVGVERWLAAVGSQKTRDAYVQFEGRKEEFLALLLQYRQRLASNYASELSDAQKLQQKAAIFLALQVDYQALKVKWGGYAGYDHWFAEPLSNAHLALVATYYDLVPGFKALLAQQQTLKKFYAAVAGLAALSKEERHRRLEELAKSRPT, encoded by the coding sequence ATGAATGCCCGGCTGCCCACGGTTTTGCTGTTAGCCGTGGCGGCAGCCGGTTGCGCCCAGCTGGCGTATTACGGGCAGGCGGCAAACGGCCAGTTTTCGCTGCTGGACCGCGCTCATCCGGTGGATGAATGGCTGGCCGATCCGAACCTCGACGCCGGCCTCAGGGCCAAGTTGAAGCTGACCAAGCAGATCCGCCGCTTCGCGGTGAGCGATCTGAACTTGCCGGACAACCGCAGCTACACCGAGTACGCCGACCTGCAGCGCCGCTTCGCCTTGTGGAATGTGGTGGCGGCGCCAGCTTTGTCGCTCGAGCCCAAGCAGTGGTGTTTCCCGATTGCCGGCTGCGTCAACTACCGCGGCTATTTCAGCCAGGACGCCGCAAAAAAATTCGCCGCCAGCCTGCGCCAGCAAGGCTACGATGTGCAAGTCAGCGGCGTGCCGGCCTATTCCACGCTCGGCTGGTTCAACGATCCGCTGTTGTCGACCTTCATCCGCTATCCCGACGGCGAACTGGCGCGCCTGGTTTTCCACGAGCTGGCGCACCAGACGGTGTACGCCAAGGACGATACGCAATTCAACGAGTCGTTCGCCACCACGGTCGAGCAGGTCGGCGTCGAGCGCTGGCTGGCGGCGGTCGGCAGCCAAAAGACGCGCGACGCCTACGTTCAGTTTGAAGGACGCAAGGAGGAATTCCTGGCATTGCTGCTGCAGTACCGGCAGCGGCTGGCAAGCAATTACGCCAGCGAACTCAGCGATGCGCAAAAGCTGCAGCAGAAGGCGGCGATTTTCCTCGCGCTGCAAGTGGATTACCAGGCGCTCAAGGTAAAGTGGGGCGGCTACGCCGGCTACGACCACTGGTTTGCCGAACCGTTGTCGAACGCCCATCTGGCGCTGGTGGCGACCTATTACGACCTGGTGCCCGGTTTCAAGGCTTTGCTGGCCCAGCAGCAGACCCTCAAGAAATTCTATGCGGCGGTCGCCGGGCTGGCGGCGCTCAGCAAGGAAGAAAGACATCGCCGGCTGGAAGAGCTGGCGAAATCCCGGCCCACATAA
- a CDS encoding molybdopterin-containing oxidoreductase family protein, with product MTIATTRTIRAACPHDCPDTCALLVTVTDGVATEVRGDPDHPTTAGVLCTKVARYTERTYHKDRLLHPLKRIGNKGEGKFVQISWDEAIATIAGRLGEIAARNPQAILPYSYAGTMGLVQGESMAMRFFNRIGASLLDRTICASAGGTGYKYTIGARVGTDLEQFQNAKLILIWGGNPIASNLHFWMRAQEAKRRGAKLIAIDPYRSLSADKCHQHIALLPGTDSALALGMMHVLIAEDLLDHDYIAQYTLGFEQLKQQVSSWTPQKTAEVCGIGADEVLELARSYGAAAQRGEAAAIRVNYGLQRVRGGGMAVRNITCLPALVGAWRHAAGGVQLSTSDSFPKNNQFLQRPDFLLKQGMAPRTINMSTIGDDLLREASPEFGPKIEALIVYNSNPVAVAPESGAVARGFAREDLFTVVLEHFQTDTADYADIVLPATTQLEHVDAHSAYGHLYMLANNAAITPLGEAKPNTEIFRLLAARMGFDDACFRETDDEIAAQAFDRKNERAIHFDWDALKQKGWQKLNVPDAPFAHGGFPTPSGKCEFYSAQMLKDGLDPLPTYIAPYESPASNPQLARKYPLAMISPPARNFLNSSFVNVKSLRDTEGEPHLDMHPTDAAARALASGDAVRIYNDRGSFNARLRVTDKARIGLVVGLSIWWKKMASDGKNANEVTSQRLTDMGRAPTFYDVLVEVEKAPA from the coding sequence ATGACTATTGCCACCACTCGTACGATCCGTGCCGCCTGTCCGCACGATTGCCCCGATACCTGCGCGCTGCTGGTGACCGTCACCGACGGCGTCGCCACCGAGGTGCGCGGCGATCCGGACCATCCGACCACGGCCGGCGTGCTGTGCACCAAGGTCGCGCGCTACACCGAACGGACTTATCACAAGGACCGCCTGCTGCATCCGCTCAAGCGGATCGGCAACAAGGGCGAGGGGAAATTCGTACAGATCAGCTGGGACGAGGCGATCGCCACCATCGCCGGGCGGCTGGGTGAAATTGCCGCGCGCAATCCGCAAGCCATCCTGCCTTACAGCTACGCCGGCACCATGGGCCTGGTGCAGGGCGAGTCGATGGCGATGCGTTTTTTCAACCGCATCGGCGCTTCGCTGCTGGACCGCACCATCTGCGCTTCGGCCGGCGGCACCGGCTACAAATACACGATAGGCGCCAGGGTAGGCACCGACCTCGAACAGTTCCAGAACGCCAAGCTGATCCTGATCTGGGGCGGCAACCCGATAGCGTCCAACCTGCATTTCTGGATGCGCGCGCAGGAAGCAAAACGGCGCGGCGCCAAACTGATCGCCATCGATCCGTATCGCTCCCTGAGCGCCGACAAATGCCACCAGCACATCGCCCTGTTGCCGGGCACCGATTCGGCGCTGGCGCTGGGCATGATGCATGTGCTGATTGCCGAGGACTTGTTGGACCACGACTACATCGCCCAATACACGCTGGGCTTCGAGCAGCTGAAACAGCAGGTGTCGAGCTGGACGCCGCAGAAGACCGCCGAAGTGTGCGGCATCGGCGCCGATGAAGTGCTGGAACTGGCGCGCAGCTACGGCGCTGCGGCGCAACGCGGCGAAGCGGCGGCGATCCGGGTCAACTACGGCTTGCAGCGCGTGCGCGGCGGCGGCATGGCGGTGCGCAATATCACCTGCCTGCCGGCCCTGGTCGGGGCCTGGCGCCATGCCGCCGGCGGCGTGCAGCTGTCGACCTCGGACAGCTTCCCAAAAAATAACCAGTTCCTGCAGCGTCCCGATTTCCTGCTAAAGCAGGGAATGGCGCCGCGCACCATCAACATGAGCACCATCGGCGATGACCTGCTGCGCGAAGCCTCGCCTGAGTTCGGGCCGAAAATCGAAGCCCTGATCGTGTACAACTCGAATCCGGTTGCGGTAGCGCCGGAATCCGGCGCCGTCGCCCGCGGTTTTGCGCGCGAAGATTTATTCACCGTGGTGCTGGAGCATTTCCAGACCGATACCGCCGATTACGCCGATATCGTGCTGCCGGCCACCACCCAGCTGGAACACGTGGATGCCCATTCGGCCTACGGTCACCTGTACATGCTGGCGAATAACGCCGCGATCACGCCCCTTGGCGAAGCCAAGCCGAATACCGAAATCTTCCGCCTGCTGGCGGCGCGCATGGGTTTCGACGACGCCTGTTTCCGCGAAACCGACGATGAAATCGCGGCGCAGGCATTTGACCGGAAAAATGAGCGGGCGATCCATTTCGATTGGGATGCGCTAAAACAAAAAGGCTGGCAAAAACTGAACGTGCCGGACGCGCCGTTCGCACATGGCGGTTTCCCGACGCCATCCGGCAAGTGCGAGTTTTACAGCGCGCAGATGCTGAAGGACGGACTGGATCCCTTGCCGACCTATATCGCGCCCTATGAATCGCCGGCCAGCAATCCGCAGTTGGCCAGGAAGTACCCGCTGGCGATGATTTCGCCGCCGGCTCGCAACTTTCTCAATTCCAGTTTCGTGAACGTGAAAAGCCTGCGCGACACCGAAGGCGAACCGCACCTGGACATGCATCCAACCGATGCCGCGGCAAGAGCCCTGGCCAGCGGCGATGCCGTGCGCATCTATAACGACCGCGGCAGTTTCAACGCCAGGCTGAGAGTGACCGACAAGGCGCGGATCGGACTGGTGGTGGGCTTGTCGATCTGGTGGAAAAAAATGGCCAGCGACGGCAAGAACGCCAATGAGGTGACCAGCCAGCGCCTGACCGACATGGGGCGCGCTCCAACCTTCTACGATGTGCTGGTGGAAGTGGAAAAAGCGCCGGCATGA
- the argE gene encoding acetylornithine deacetylase: MSTRQLTPSAEIMAMIERLIAFQTVSRDSNLGLIEWTRDYLAGLGVKSRLTYDASGKKANLFATLGEGPKPGLILSGHTDVVPVEGQVWDTDPFQATIKDGLLYGRGSADMKSYIATALALAPQFLAANMAAPLHFALSYDEEVGCIGVQGLIKDLQELGLKPAACIVGEPTSMQPIIAHKGTHRFRCCVRGREAHSSYTTMGVNAIEYAARIIVYIRQMADRFAQLETRDYGFTVPYTTMQTGLIQGGLAANIVPKDCKFDFEARTMPGIDAERLYREIQDFAATLLPEMQKVEPNAAIDFEWLASAPGLNMQESDAVVQLAAALARNKPNGAVSYGTEAGLFQRAGIPTVICGPGSIEQAHRPNEFVALEQLVQCEAFMLRLMDPEMQLPAGK; the protein is encoded by the coding sequence ATGAGTACTCGACAATTGACTCCTTCGGCCGAAATCATGGCCATGATCGAACGCCTGATTGCGTTCCAGACTGTATCGCGCGATTCCAACCTGGGACTGATCGAATGGACCCGCGATTACCTGGCCGGCCTCGGCGTCAAGTCGCGCCTGACTTATGACGCCAGCGGCAAGAAAGCCAATCTGTTTGCAACCTTGGGCGAAGGCCCGAAGCCTGGCCTGATCTTGTCCGGCCATACCGATGTGGTGCCGGTCGAAGGCCAGGTCTGGGATACCGATCCGTTCCAGGCGACCATCAAGGATGGCTTGCTGTACGGCCGCGGTTCGGCCGACATGAAAAGCTACATCGCCACCGCCTTGGCGTTGGCGCCGCAGTTCCTGGCTGCCAACATGGCGGCGCCTTTGCACTTTGCGCTGTCGTACGACGAAGAAGTAGGGTGCATCGGCGTGCAAGGCTTGATCAAGGATCTGCAGGAACTGGGATTGAAGCCGGCGGCCTGCATTGTCGGCGAGCCAACCTCGATGCAGCCCATCATCGCGCACAAGGGCACGCACCGTTTCCGCTGCTGCGTGCGCGGCCGCGAAGCGCATTCCAGCTACACCACCATGGGCGTCAACGCGATCGAATATGCGGCGCGCATCATCGTCTACATCCGCCAGATGGCAGACCGCTTCGCCCAGCTGGAAACGCGCGATTACGGTTTTACAGTGCCTTACACCACCATGCAGACCGGCCTGATCCAGGGCGGGCTGGCGGCGAATATCGTGCCCAAGGACTGCAAGTTCGATTTCGAGGCGCGCACCATGCCCGGCATCGACGCCGAACGCCTGTACCGGGAAATCCAGGATTTCGCCGCCACCTTGCTGCCGGAAATGCAAAAAGTCGAACCGAACGCCGCCATCGACTTCGAATGGCTGGCCTCCGCTCCCGGCCTCAACATGCAGGAGAGCGACGCCGTGGTCCAGCTGGCGGCAGCGCTGGCGCGCAACAAGCCGAACGGCGCGGTGTCCTACGGCACCGAAGCCGGCTTGTTCCAGCGCGCCGGCATTCCCACCGTGATTTGCGGCCCCGGCAGCATCGAACAGGCGCACCGGCCGAATGAATTCGTGGCGCTGGAACAGCTGGTCCAGTGCGAAGCGTTCATGCTGCGCCTGATGGATCCGGAGATGCAGCTGCCAGCCGGGAAGTAA